One genomic window of Phoenix dactylifera cultivar Barhee BC4 chromosome 6, palm_55x_up_171113_PBpolish2nd_filt_p, whole genome shotgun sequence includes the following:
- the LOC103713121 gene encoding deoxymugineic acid synthase 1-D-like: MESMAVRGIPEVALSSGSKAMPLIGMGTAVYPFSPSDATRSAVLRAIELGYRHFDSAALYQSEQPLGEAIAEALSSGLIRSRDELFITSKLWCSDAHRGHVLPALRKTLRNLQLEYLDLYLIHWPMSTKPGKYEFPPPKEDLMPFDMKSVWEEMEECKRHGLTKSIGVSNFSCKKLETLLSTARIPPAVNQVEVNPLWQQKKLRQFCAAKGIQVCAYSPLGAKGTLWGTARVMECDVLKEIAEAKGKTLAQICLRWVYEQGDCVLVKSFDEKRLKENLDILDWELTEEERLKISQVPQCKGCSGMAFVSVDGPYKSLTELWDGEI; the protein is encoded by the exons ATGGAAAGCATGGCCGTGAGAGGTATCCCAGAGGTGGCCCTGAGCTCAGGCTCAAAAGCCATGCCTCTGATTGGCATGGGCACTGCAGTCTACCCCTTTTCTCCATCTGATGCCACGCGATCAGCCGTTCTACGGGCGATCGAGCTTGGCTATCGACACTTCGACTCGGCCGCTCTTTACCAATCTGAGCAGCCTCTGGGCGAGGCTATAGCTGAGGCACTCAGCTCCGGCCTCATCAGATCCCGAGATGAGCTCTTCATCACCTCCAAGCTATGGTGCAGTGATGCTCACCGTGGGCATGTCCTCCCAGCACTCCGTAAAACTCTTCG GAATCTTCAATTGGAGTACCTTGATCTTTATCTCATACATTGGCCCATGAGCACGAAGCCAGGAAAGTACGAGTTTCCACCACCAAAGGAGGACCTTATGCCATTCGATATGAAATCAGTGTGGGAAGAGATGGAGGAGTGCAAGAGACATGGGCTGACAAAGTCCATTGGAGTCAGCAATTTCTCCTGCAAGAAGCTGGAGACATTACTCTCTACTGCGAGAATTCCTCCTGCTGTCAATCAA GTTGAGGTGAATCCTTTATGGCAGCAAAAGAAGTTGAGACAATTTTGTGCAGCCAAGGGAATTCAAGTGTGTGCTTACTCACCTTTAGGAGCAAAAGGAACTCTGTGGGGCACAGCTCGGGTTATGGAGTGTGATGTTCTGAAAGAGATTGCTGAAGCTAAAGGGAAGACTCTGGCTCAG ATCTGCCTAAGGTGGGTATATGAGCAAGGAGACTGTGTGCTGGTCAAGAGCTTTGATGAGAAGAGGTTGAAGGAGAACCTGGACATACTGGATTGGGAGTTGACTGAAGAAGAGAGGTTAAAGATCAGCCAGGTTCCACAGTGCAAAGGATGTTCAGGAATGGCGTTTGTTTCAGTTGATGGGCCCTATAAATCCCTCACAGAACTTTGGGATGGTGAGATCTAA